From Scatophagus argus isolate fScaArg1 chromosome 10, fScaArg1.pri, whole genome shotgun sequence, a single genomic window includes:
- the chchd1 gene encoding coiled-coil-helix-coiled-coil-helix domain-containing protein 1, with protein sequence MAAQGGITCLEKVSKMLSKQNGKPLIKPNKPLALKDFVANRKMKKGEATCITEMSVLMACWKQNNFVDGLCSNEISSFYTCVEKAQAAVKKNSEQKSTQGGPLTPKQATTLLKRYPNLCTEI encoded by the exons ATGGCAGCACAAGGAGGCATCACGTGCCTGGAGAAGGTCAGCAAGATGTTGAGCAAACAGAACGGAAAACCACTAATCAAACCCAACAAGCCGCTCGCTCTGAAAGATTTTGTAGCTAACCGCAAAATGAAGAAAGGAG AGGCCACCTGTATTACAGAGATGTCCGTCCTGATGGCCTGTTGGAAGCAGAACAACTTTGTGGACGGTCTGTGCTCTAATGAGATTAGCTCTTTCTACACATGTGTTGAGAAGGCTCAG GCTGCTGTGAAGAAGAACTCTGAACAAAAAAGCACGCAGGGAGGACCTCTAACCCCAAAACAAGCCACAACTCTGCTGAAGAGATATCCCAACCTGTGCACAGAGATCtag